The genomic stretch TTTCCGCCGTCAGTAACCCCGTCTCACCAGTCAGCGGCCCGGCCAGTACGTTGCCCAGCGGATCGACTATCAAGCTACCGCCGTTGATCAGTGGTCGTTGCGGGTCCCAGCCGGGAATGTCGATGCCCAGCACAGCAGGCGAAGGCTGCACCTGACAGGCGGTAATCACAAAACAGCGCCCTTCATGAGCGATATGCCGCATTGAGGCTTGCCAGATATCGCGTTCGTCCACCGTTGGTGCGCACCAAATCTGTACCCCTTTGCCGTACATCGCCATACGCAGCAACGGCATATGGTTTTCCCAGCAGATCGCCGCGCCGACTTTACCTGCCGGTGACTCGATGACCGTCAGCGTGGAGCCGTCGCCCTGCCCCCAGATCAGCCGCTCGGTGCCGGTAGGCATCAGCTTACGATGCTTGCCCGCCAGCCCGGCTTCCGGCGTGAAAAATAGCGCGGTGCAGTATAAGGTATTATCGTCGCGCTCTATCGCGCCCACTACCAGCGTGGCACCGGTACGGGCTGACAACGCCGCCAGCGCGGTACACTCTTCGCCATCCAGATCAACAGCATGGTGATAATACTGTGCGAACGTCTCACGTCCTTGCGGCAGGCGATAACCCAGATAAGTGCCGAACATCTCCCCTTTGGGATAGCCACCCAGCAACGCTTCCGGCATGACCACCAACACCGCGCCGCTACGAACAATTTCCGTTTCCCATGCCAGAATCGCCTCCAGCGTCGCCGCTTTGCCGGCGGGTGAACTCCCTATCTGTAATGCAGCCACTACGGATGCCGCCATCGTCTTTTCTCCGGTGAGTTAATCGGGCCCGAGAGCCACAGGATGGTGGTATGCTGCCAGTCCCGCTGAGTTGAATGAAGCCCATTTCGTTGTTGATTGATATGAATGAAATAAATATCAGCAGTCTGGATTTGAATCTGCTCAAGACGTTTGAGGCGTTGTATGAGGAAGGTAGCGCCAGCCGCGCCGGTTTACGCCTCGGCATTACCCAATCCGCCGTCAGTGCGACGTTAAAACGGCTCCGGCAGTGGTACGGCGATCCGCTATTCGTACGTACCGGCCGGGGCTTGATGCCGACGCCGCGTGCACACGAACTGCAGCCATTGGTCAGCGATGCGCTCAACAAATGCCGTGAAACATTGATGTTGCTCCAACCGAACCCACAGGCGTATGTCGGCCGCACCGTCACGTTGGGATTGTCGGATGATTTTGAACTGGCGTTGGGGCAGATGCTGATTGCCCGACTGCACCAGCGGGCACCTGGCTTGCGGCTGGTGTTTCGGCAAGCCCACAGCCAGATCGCGGCCGACCTGCTGCTGCGCCATGAACTGGATCTGGCGCTGACGGCGGGCGGTTTCAGCTACCGTTCACTGTCGAAAATGCAGGTCGCCAGCGGCGGTTATGCCTGCCTGGTAAGCCGGGACGTGACGACGCTGTCGCTGGAGCGATTTATTCACACACCACACCTGTTGATCTCGCACGGCGGACATATCGGGCTGGTAGACGAACAACTAGCAGAGCTGGGATTCAGCCGACGCATTGCTGCCTCCACCACCCATTTTGCCGCGATCCCTTGGCTACTGCAGGATGATACTCTGCTGGCGACGCTGCCCGCCCACGCCGCTCAGGCCATTGCTGCCCGTACGCCGCATCTGCGTTGTCTGCAGTGCCCGTTGTCTATGCCGGATTACGCCATCGAACTCGGATTCCGGCCGACAATCATCCGCGACGGTGCGGTCCGTCTGGTACGTGAAACGCTCAGTCAATTGGCGAGCGAGTTTCACTGGTTCGCGCCTGTCGGCACCTTATCTGAGTTCTGAGTAATGACGGTAATAACGGTAATAACGGAGACGGTACACCCTCAGATGCACGTTTATGCACGAGTGCCCACGTCGATAACGCTGTCGTCCATCAGCGTT from Dickeya zeae NCPPB 2538 encodes the following:
- a CDS encoding carbon-nitrogen hydrolase family protein, whose product is MAASVVAALQIGSSPAGKAATLEAILAWETEIVRSGAVLVVMPEALLGGYPKGEMFGTYLGYRLPQGRETFAQYYHHAVDLDGEECTALAALSARTGATLVVGAIERDDNTLYCTALFFTPEAGLAGKHRKLMPTGTERLIWGQGDGSTLTVIESPAGKVGAAICWENHMPLLRMAMYGKGVQIWCAPTVDERDIWQASMRHIAHEGRCFVITACQVQPSPAVLGIDIPGWDPQRPLINGGSLIVDPLGNVLAGPLTGETGLLTAEIDTDLLAGARYDLDVVGHYARPDVFSLTVDERKRKTVRYWGD
- a CDS encoding LysR family transcriptional regulator: MNEINISSLDLNLLKTFEALYEEGSASRAGLRLGITQSAVSATLKRLRQWYGDPLFVRTGRGLMPTPRAHELQPLVSDALNKCRETLMLLQPNPQAYVGRTVTLGLSDDFELALGQMLIARLHQRAPGLRLVFRQAHSQIAADLLLRHELDLALTAGGFSYRSLSKMQVASGGYACLVSRDVTTLSLERFIHTPHLLISHGGHIGLVDEQLAELGFSRRIAASTTHFAAIPWLLQDDTLLATLPAHAAQAIAARTPHLRCLQCPLSMPDYAIELGFRPTIIRDGAVRLVRETLSQLASEFHWFAPVGTLSEF